One window from the genome of Pedobacter schmidteae encodes:
- a CDS encoding acyltransferase yields the protein MDVFPFNDFSLGQASIIEDFCTINNGVGDVVIGDKTIIGVGCTIIGPVQIGNHVMLAQNIAVSGLNHGYELIDIPPSEQSTITKKITIDDNVWIGANCVVTAGVSIGKHAVIGAGSVVTKDIPPYAVSVGNPARVIKKYDFDRKEWVRV from the coding sequence ATGGATGTTTTTCCGTTTAATGATTTTAGTCTCGGACAGGCGAGTATTATAGAAGATTTTTGTACTATAAATAACGGAGTGGGGGACGTAGTTATTGGTGATAAAACGATTATTGGAGTAGGATGTACAATTATTGGCCCTGTTCAGATTGGTAACCATGTAATGCTGGCGCAAAACATTGCAGTTTCAGGACTAAATCATGGGTATGAATTGATAGATATTCCACCAAGTGAGCAAAGTACAATAACGAAAAAAATAACTATAGATGATAACGTTTGGATTGGTGCAAATTGTGTAGTAACTGCCGGTGTGAGTATTGGAAAGCATGCAGTGATTGGTGCTGGAAGTGTGGTAACTAAAGATATACCTCCCTATGCGGTTTCGGTTGGGAATCCGGCACGGGTAATTAAAAAATATGATTTTGATCGAAAAGAATGGGTAAGAGTTTGA
- a CDS encoding PleD family two-component system response regulator, whose product MESKEGSKKIILVVDDEPSILKLLNFILSSEYILVIKTSGIEAIAWLEEGNDPDLIISDLMMPYFDGSSLIKNLKISGFYRNTPVILLSGADDLEEKVKEMPFKIDRFIEKPFNPTILKSHITELIS is encoded by the coding sequence ATGGAGAGTAAGGAAGGAAGTAAAAAAATAATATTGGTTGTTGACGACGAGCCTAGTATACTTAAATTGTTGAATTTTATTCTGTCATCTGAGTATATATTGGTGATTAAAACAAGTGGAATAGAAGCGATTGCGTGGTTGGAAGAGGGGAATGATCCAGATTTAATTATATCTGATTTAATGATGCCTTATTTTGATGGAAGTTCGTTGATAAAAAACCTTAAAATAAGTGGTTTTTATCGAAATACCCCAGTTATATTGCTGTCTGGGGCAGATGATCTGGAAGAAAAAGTAAAGGAGATGCCCTTTAAAATAGATCGTTTTATCGAGAAACCGTTTAATCCAACAATTTTGAAATCTCATATCACAGAACTTATCTCATGA
- a CDS encoding gluconate 2-dehydrogenase subunit 3 family protein: MKRRQALANIFLIIVATIAATATYKWFFLRKKQNMAMLPSHKALIAELAEVIIPATETPGAKDAKVEDFIIKYILNCEDSKEQYTFLAGLHEVRNFTMERYKCSFQECNLADRIVIMQHFEHKEISKYKFVNKVKRKVFGRPFYSQLKELTVIGYCTSEVGATKGLAYDFIPVVYEPCVPLLKSQKSWATK; the protein is encoded by the coding sequence ATGAAACGAAGACAGGCATTAGCTAATATTTTTTTAATCATTGTTGCAACTATTGCCGCAACAGCAACTTATAAATGGTTTTTTCTTAGAAAAAAGCAAAATATGGCCATGCTACCTTCTCATAAAGCACTAATTGCTGAATTGGCGGAAGTAATAATTCCTGCTACCGAAACTCCGGGTGCTAAGGATGCTAAGGTGGAAGATTTTATTATTAAGTATATTCTGAATTGTGAGGATAGCAAAGAGCAGTATACTTTTTTGGCCGGATTACATGAGGTCCGCAATTTTACAATGGAGAGATATAAGTGTTCATTTCAAGAATGTAATCTTGCTGACAGGATTGTTATTATGCAGCATTTTGAACATAAGGAAATTAGTAAATATAAGTTCGTAAATAAAGTTAAAAGAAAGGTATTTGGAAGACCTTTTTACAGCCAACTCAAAGAGCTTACTGTAATCGGGTATTGTACTTCAGAGGTAGGTGCCACAAAGGGGCTTGCTTATGATTTTATTCCGGTAGTATATGAACCTTGTGTTCCGCTCTTAAAATCTCAAAAATCTTGGGCCACCAAATAG
- a CDS encoding glycosyltransferase, whose translation MNKEIKGRDIVIVGQQPWDVEIGSNCKNIAVELSKFNRVLYVNQALDRITSLKNGNDPKILKRKGVIRGKENGLIPISDNLWNLFPDVLVESINWIDSAFIFDVLNRRNNKLLAGSILKAMKTLNFRDIILFNDNDMFRSFHLKEFLQSKLSIYYSRDYMLAVDYWKKHGERIEPLLIAKSDMCVANSTYLTDYCKQYNAKSFYIGQGCEIDMFSNLDKDDIAEEIINIPGSKIGYVGALQSIRLDIELIAFIANSNPNWSVILVGPEDEVFKTSVLHDIPNIYFVGSKSPESLPRYINSFNVCINPQLINQVTIGNYPRKIDEYLAVGLPVVATLTEAASIFKDCIYLSENKEEFVSLIEKAMSEDSMERVAYRKKVAASHSWENSVNELYKAMNEVTFNE comes from the coding sequence GTGAATAAAGAAATAAAAGGTAGAGATATTGTTATTGTTGGTCAACAGCCCTGGGATGTTGAAATCGGGAGCAATTGCAAGAATATAGCTGTTGAACTCAGTAAATTCAATAGGGTGTTATACGTTAATCAAGCTTTAGACCGGATTACATCGTTGAAAAATGGTAATGACCCAAAAATTTTGAAGCGGAAAGGTGTGATTCGAGGAAAAGAAAATGGGTTGATACCTATTTCCGATAATCTTTGGAATCTTTTTCCTGACGTGCTTGTCGAGTCGATTAATTGGATTGACAGTGCTTTTATATTTGATGTCCTGAATCGGCGTAACAATAAGTTGCTTGCAGGATCGATATTGAAAGCTATGAAAACACTGAACTTTCGGGATATCATATTGTTTAATGATAATGATATGTTTAGAAGTTTCCACCTAAAGGAATTTCTTCAAAGCAAGTTAAGTATTTATTATTCTCGGGATTATATGCTGGCTGTAGACTATTGGAAAAAACATGGTGAAAGGATTGAACCTCTATTGATTGCTAAAAGTGACATGTGTGTGGCTAATTCCACTTATTTGACTGACTATTGCAAGCAATATAATGCGAAGTCGTTTTATATTGGGCAGGGGTGTGAAATTGATATGTTTTCTAATTTGGACAAAGATGATATAGCTGAGGAGATCATTAATATACCAGGTTCGAAAATAGGCTATGTGGGTGCTTTACAAAGTATACGCTTGGATATTGAGCTGATTGCTTTTATAGCAAATAGCAATCCGAATTGGAGTGTAATATTAGTTGGACCGGAAGATGAAGTGTTTAAAACCAGTGTTTTACATGATATTCCAAATATTTATTTTGTCGGAAGCAAGAGCCCTGAAAGTTTGCCTCGTTATATCAACTCTTTTAACGTTTGTATTAATCCTCAATTGATTAATCAGGTAACCATTGGTAATTATCCCAGGAAAATCGATGAATATTTAGCTGTAGGATTGCCTGTTGTTGCAACATTGACGGAGGCCGCAAGTATCTTTAAAGACTGTATTTATCTGTCGGAAAATAAGGAAGAATTTGTTAGTTTAATTGAAAAGGCAATGAGTGAAGATTCGATGGAGCGTGTAGCCTATCGAAAGAAAGTTGCCGCTTCTCATTCCTGGGAAAATAGTGTTAATGAACTTTATAAAGCAATGAATGAGGTTACTTTTAATGAATGA
- a CDS encoding glycosyltransferase, which translates to MNVILFFLAALIGYNLVVPIIFYFAYIFFGKKNRYPKKSGKNYDYAIIVTAYEQTELIPAVVSSLLAVNYDNYLIYVVLDNCKDDNIFIDHPKVILLRPEKVLAGNTRSHFYAINHFKRDHEILTIIDSDNLVDAEYINELNVYFNYGFEAVQGLRAAKKLNTTYACLDAARDIYYHFYDAKLLFSLGSSATLAGSGMAFKTELYKSALEHLDVQGAGFDKVLQAQILKKDKRIAFAGDAIVYDEKTSNPEQLVKQRSRWINTWFKYAALGFDILVRGVRNFSINQFLFGIVLLRPPLFIFLILSFIFMIGTLFMSVWLSVIWLLAFILFIAGFFIALKSYPTDKRIYTSLINIPKFIFYQLVSLVYVRKANKRSVATKHSID; encoded by the coding sequence ATGAATGTGATACTGTTTTTTCTCGCGGCGTTGATTGGATACAATCTTGTAGTTCCAATCATTTTTTATTTTGCTTATATTTTTTTTGGCAAGAAAAACAGGTATCCGAAAAAGTCAGGAAAGAATTATGACTACGCAATAATCGTAACAGCTTATGAACAAACGGAATTGATTCCTGCTGTTGTATCCTCTTTACTGGCAGTTAATTACGATAACTATCTCATATATGTTGTATTAGACAATTGTAAGGATGACAATATCTTTATTGATCATCCTAAAGTTATTCTGTTGAGACCGGAAAAAGTGCTGGCCGGCAATACAAGGTCTCATTTTTATGCAATTAATCATTTTAAGAGGGATCATGAAATTCTGACAATCATAGATAGTGATAATTTGGTTGATGCGGAATACATTAATGAATTAAATGTCTACTTTAACTATGGTTTTGAAGCTGTGCAGGGGTTGAGGGCAGCCAAAAAATTAAACACTACTTATGCTTGTCTAGATGCTGCGAGAGATATTTATTATCACTTTTATGACGCAAAATTATTATTCAGTTTAGGATCATCAGCCACACTTGCAGGGTCGGGCATGGCTTTTAAAACGGAACTTTACAAATCAGCACTTGAGCATCTTGACGTTCAGGGCGCTGGTTTTGATAAGGTGTTGCAGGCCCAAATTTTAAAAAAGGATAAAAGGATTGCATTTGCGGGAGATGCAATTGTATATGACGAGAAGACCAGTAACCCTGAACAATTGGTTAAACAGCGTTCCAGATGGATCAATACATGGTTTAAATATGCTGCACTCGGTTTCGATATTTTGGTAAGAGGGGTACGTAATTTTAGCATTAATCAATTTTTATTTGGAATTGTGTTGTTACGCCCACCCTTATTTATTTTTCTTATTCTTTCTTTTATCTTCATGATAGGGACTTTATTCATGTCTGTATGGTTATCGGTCATTTGGTTGCTGGCATTTATCCTGTTTATTGCCGGCTTTTTTATTGCGTTAAAGTCATACCCTACCGATAAAAGAATTTATACTTCACTCATAAATATTCCGAAGTTTATATTTTATCAGCTGGTTTCATTGGTATACGTCAGAAAGGCAAATAAACGCTCAGTTGCTACAAAACATAGTATAGACTAA
- a CDS encoding O-antigen ligase translates to MKSFFLSRSIFRNKGVLLILGLVISVVISLLTVQYEAIGPLLVISLCLVVIFTIFVFRNPRNGLIFLIYYCFLMFALAREMPGIPYGIGVEVILILTLFACLLYYNKADWASCNNDLFKLLMIWFAISVIEVANPAGASINGWFHEIRSVALYPLLIVVVGLMIFKTERDLNTFLYIIIGLALLSAFNGIKQLHIGLSPGDQSFLDNGGAVTHIVAGKLRIFSFYDAAQFGASQAQFVVIAITLALGPFKSGKKALMLFFTCVFFYAMIISGTRGALFVLVVGMFMAIFLSKNFKVLIIGGALAVTFIAGLKYTTIGNNYYEIYRLRTALDPKDPSLNLRFMNQEIIAEYLKTRPFGGGLGVIGIWGKEYNADKFLSTIEPDSYWVKIWAMYGIVGFMIWFCMMMYIFGKCCGIIWKTRDDGLRVKLIALLSGAGGVFFCSYGNEIINNMPSSIVVCLSWVFIYISPRIDAEICKRKLEQKVV, encoded by the coding sequence ATGAAGTCTTTTTTTTTGTCACGTTCGATATTTAGGAATAAAGGAGTTCTATTGATCTTAGGATTGGTCATTTCCGTGGTGATAAGCCTATTGACCGTACAATATGAAGCTATAGGACCACTGTTGGTGATTTCTTTATGTCTGGTTGTCATTTTTACAATATTTGTTTTTAGAAATCCTCGCAACGGACTGATTTTCCTGATTTACTATTGTTTTTTAATGTTTGCCCTTGCGCGTGAGATGCCTGGTATTCCATATGGCATTGGAGTGGAGGTTATATTGATTCTTACACTTTTTGCATGTTTGCTTTACTATAATAAGGCAGATTGGGCTAGTTGTAATAATGATTTATTTAAACTGTTGATGATATGGTTTGCAATAAGTGTTATCGAAGTAGCAAACCCGGCAGGAGCAAGTATTAATGGATGGTTTCACGAAATTAGGAGTGTTGCTTTGTACCCACTGCTTATCGTAGTGGTAGGTTTGATGATCTTTAAGACCGAAAGAGATCTTAATACGTTTTTGTATATTATTATTGGGCTGGCACTTTTAAGTGCATTTAACGGAATTAAGCAGCTTCATATAGGCTTATCTCCAGGTGATCAGAGTTTCCTGGACAATGGTGGAGCGGTTACTCATATTGTTGCCGGTAAACTTAGAATATTTTCATTTTATGATGCTGCCCAGTTTGGTGCTTCGCAGGCTCAGTTTGTTGTAATAGCTATTACGCTGGCTTTGGGACCTTTTAAATCGGGCAAGAAAGCGCTGATGTTGTTTTTTACTTGTGTTTTCTTTTATGCGATGATTATTTCAGGTACAAGAGGAGCTTTATTTGTACTTGTTGTAGGGATGTTTATGGCGATTTTTTTGAGTAAGAACTTTAAAGTGCTAATTATTGGTGGGGCGTTGGCGGTAACATTTATTGCAGGCTTGAAGTACACTACAATTGGAAATAACTACTATGAGATTTATAGGCTAAGAACGGCACTCGATCCTAAAGATCCGTCATTAAATCTTAGGTTTATGAATCAGGAAATTATTGCTGAGTATCTTAAAACCAGACCTTTTGGTGGTGGTTTAGGCGTTATCGGTATTTGGGGAAAAGAATATAATGCCGATAAATTTCTATCGACAATAGAACCGGATAGCTATTGGGTTAAAATATGGGCTATGTATGGGATTGTTGGATTTATGATATGGTTCTGTATGATGATGTATATATTTGGTAAATGTTGTGGAATTATATGGAAGACCCGTGATGATGGCCTCAGGGTTAAATTAATTGCTTTATTATCCGGAGCAGGAGGAGTCTTTTTTTGTAGTTATGGTAATGAAATTATCAATAATATGCCTTCGTCTATTGTAGTTTGTCTGTCTTGGGTATTTATTTATATTTCACCAAGAATTGATGCGGAAATTTGCAAGAGAAAGTTGGAACAGAAAGTTGTTTAG
- a CDS encoding Wzz/FepE/Etk N-terminal domain-containing protein codes for MDIKAFLKTLNKYKWILIFVPVVAAVITFFLVKNLPNQYSSEAQIATGLIDQSKQVASGNQNNDFFKISQQFSNIIERMKMRKMISILSYNLILHDLENPKESFKPYSKKVDSLSSAEKSEVIALYRQKLLNKEVITIGDNKGKYKLYDIIGSMKYHKEDIEKKLNVYRPENSDFINVDYVSENPDLSAFVVNVLSIEFIRNYGQDVNVNQSNSIALLDSLLKKKESAMNQKNASLKEFKMKNGVLNLDKQSEIVYTQISENEERKAQALRDIQSNQRAIADIEAKLSGRGETFSGGNSGVDNREIVNLKSQLKIANSNYIDGGFKPGDKLKVDSLTRLVDRLSIRISDNNVTDPQASKQALIQQKLALETVVSQARGSIASIDKELAILKGKYNTMVPFDAGIQNYERDAELATKDYMTALDTYNQTRTEQNISLKLQIAQVGLPGVALPSKGILYVALAGISSFFICFTILLISFLLDNTIHTSKQLASATQSPVLGNLNFVQSDDMTVKKIWNDESDNVNYHLYRDLLRSLRFEISSAMEKDDSKILGITSLIGGEGKSFIASSLAYAFAMIGKKVLLIGGDTMPGAKSSTKELTTPQNFETFLIKKEIMTEDRITVLNKNVNNNSLLEIQSIKSLRAGFEVLSKEFDIIIIDINSLSDLNTAKEWLLFVEKKIAVFEAGKVIGDRDRELIEYIKAQPEFMGWVLNKTKLNKIRKNKAA; via the coding sequence ATGGATATTAAAGCATTTTTAAAAACGCTAAATAAATATAAGTGGATTTTAATTTTTGTTCCTGTTGTTGCGGCAGTTATTACTTTTTTTCTGGTAAAGAATCTGCCAAACCAATATAGCTCCGAGGCTCAGATTGCGACTGGGTTAATCGACCAATCCAAACAAGTGGCATCAGGGAATCAGAATAACGATTTTTTTAAAATCAGTCAGCAGTTTTCAAATATCATAGAACGTATGAAGATGAGAAAGATGATCAGCATTCTTTCTTATAACCTGATTCTACATGATCTTGAAAATCCTAAAGAATCATTCAAACCTTACAGTAAAAAAGTAGATTCTTTAAGCAGCGCAGAAAAGAGTGAAGTAATTGCTTTATACCGACAGAAGTTGCTCAATAAAGAGGTAATTACTATTGGGGATAATAAAGGCAAATACAAACTTTATGATATTATTGGTTCAATGAAATATCATAAAGAAGATATCGAGAAAAAACTTAATGTATACAGGCCAGAAAATAGTGATTTTATCAATGTAGATTATGTGTCTGAAAATCCAGATCTTTCGGCCTTTGTAGTGAATGTACTGAGTATCGAATTTATTAGAAATTATGGTCAGGACGTAAATGTTAATCAAAGTAATTCAATTGCGCTTCTTGATTCTTTATTGAAAAAGAAAGAATCGGCTATGAACCAAAAAAATGCTTCCCTCAAAGAGTTTAAGATGAAAAATGGGGTACTCAATTTGGATAAGCAATCTGAAATTGTTTATACTCAGATTTCAGAAAATGAAGAACGTAAAGCTCAGGCTCTAAGAGATATTCAATCTAACCAGCGGGCGATTGCCGATATTGAAGCAAAACTAAGTGGAAGAGGAGAAACATTTTCTGGAGGAAATTCGGGAGTAGATAACCGTGAAATTGTAAACTTAAAGAGCCAGTTGAAAATAGCTAACAGCAATTATATTGATGGAGGGTTTAAGCCGGGTGATAAATTGAAAGTTGATTCATTGACCAGACTGGTTGACAGATTGAGTATCCGTATATCTGATAATAATGTTACAGATCCGCAGGCTTCAAAACAGGCTTTGATTCAACAAAAATTAGCACTGGAAACCGTTGTGAGTCAGGCAAGGGGGAGTATAGCTTCAATTGATAAAGAACTTGCTATATTAAAAGGTAAATACAATACAATGGTGCCTTTTGATGCTGGAATTCAAAATTACGAACGAGACGCTGAATTAGCTACAAAGGATTACATGACGGCACTTGATACGTATAATCAAACGAGAACAGAACAAAATATATCGCTCAAGTTGCAGATAGCTCAGGTTGGTTTGCCGGGTGTGGCTTTACCTTCAAAAGGCATATTATATGTGGCTTTGGCTGGTATATCGAGCTTTTTTATCTGCTTTACCATTCTGCTCATCTCTTTCTTATTAGACAATACTATCCATACTTCCAAACAGCTTGCTTCAGCTACCCAGTCGCCGGTATTAGGAAATTTGAATTTTGTTCAATCGGATGATATGACCGTTAAGAAGATATGGAATGATGAAAGTGATAACGTCAACTATCATTTATATAGGGATTTACTTCGTTCTCTACGCTTTGAAATCAGCTCTGCAATGGAAAAAGATGATAGTAAAATTTTAGGGATAACCAGTCTTATCGGTGGGGAAGGGAAAAGTTTTATTGCGTCGAGCTTGGCTTATGCTTTTGCGATGATTGGGAAAAAAGTATTATTGATTGGTGGTGATACAATGCCGGGAGCAAAAAGCTCTACTAAGGAGTTGACCACTCCTCAGAATTTTGAGACTTTTTTAATAAAAAAAGAGATCATGACTGAGGATCGTATTACCGTGCTGAATAAAAATGTAAATAATAACTCTCTATTAGAAATTCAGAGCATCAAAAGCTTGCGGGCTGGTTTTGAGGTTTTAAGCAAGGAGTTTGATATTATCATCATAGACATCAATAGTTTAAGTGATTTAAATACAGCCAAGGAATGGCTACTTTTTGTAGAGAAAAAAATAGCTGTTTTTGAAGCTGGGAAGGTAATTGGAGATCGTGATAGAGAACTTATCGAGTATATTAAGGCTCAACCCGAATTTATGGGCTGGGTTTTAAATAAGACAAAATTAAATAAGATAAGAAAGAATAAAGCCGCTTAA
- a CDS encoding sugar transferase yields MMITTTINRPDINAKIVYFGKLLKSVVFEDYESNFNIEHMENPDDFKKYLDSRSLLSLPDIILIEVDDNKDCFGQVAYIKNNPLLHGLVIVLLGVKEDKEWRSRALNLQVNDYYTYPFPVEDFYERLNFLIKFKLIKPKLLELSKQMDVEYQIPLTKRVFDVIASGCALFFLTPVFIIVAILIRLESKGDVIYKSKRVGAGYKIFDFFKFRSMRSDADQMIASIADLNQYANESNKKNGKAAFVKFKDDPRITKLGSFLRRTSIDELPQLINVFIGDMSLVGNRPLPLYEAEQLTTNEWSTRFLGPAGLTGLWQISKRGKKDMSETERKELDNYYAANYSILLDLKIILKTIPALIQKEKV; encoded by the coding sequence ATGATGATAACAACTACTATTAATCGGCCGGATATAAATGCTAAGATTGTTTACTTCGGTAAACTACTTAAAAGTGTGGTGTTTGAAGACTATGAATCAAACTTTAACATCGAACATATGGAGAACCCAGATGATTTTAAGAAATATCTGGATAGTCGGTCGTTGTTAAGTTTGCCTGATATTATTCTGATAGAAGTTGATGACAATAAAGATTGTTTTGGTCAGGTTGCCTATATAAAGAATAACCCTCTGCTTCATGGATTGGTTATTGTTTTACTGGGGGTTAAAGAAGATAAGGAATGGCGTAGTCGGGCTTTAAACCTGCAAGTGAATGATTATTATACCTATCCATTTCCTGTTGAGGACTTTTATGAGCGACTTAATTTCTTGATTAAGTTTAAGCTCATTAAACCCAAGCTACTGGAACTTTCCAAACAGATGGATGTAGAGTATCAGATCCCTTTAACGAAAAGAGTTTTTGATGTTATTGCTTCTGGCTGTGCGTTATTTTTTCTGACTCCGGTATTCATAATCGTTGCTATTTTGATCAGATTGGAGTCGAAAGGCGATGTGATTTATAAAAGTAAAAGAGTTGGAGCAGGGTATAAAATATTTGATTTCTTTAAATTCAGGTCGATGAGAAGTGATGCGGACCAGATGATAGCTTCTATTGCAGATCTGAATCAGTATGCGAATGAATCAAATAAGAAGAACGGAAAGGCGGCATTTGTGAAATTTAAAGATGATCCTAGGATTACCAAATTGGGCTCCTTTTTGAGACGAACCAGTATCGATGAGCTACCGCAATTGATTAACGTGTTTATTGGAGATATGTCTTTGGTTGGCAACAGACCCTTGCCTTTGTACGAAGCTGAGCAATTGACCACCAATGAATGGTCGACCCGGTTTTTAGGCCCGGCAGGTTTGACAGGCTTGTGGCAAATCAGTAAAAGAGGCAAGAAAGATATGTCGGAGACTGAAAGAAAGGAACTGGACAACTATTATGCTGCCAATTATTCTATTTTACTGGATTTGAAGATTATATTAAAGACAATACCTGCGTTAATTCAGAAAGAAAAAGTTTAA
- a CDS encoding TolC family protein: MKNLIKIALVFLMTSSLTTFAQESIIPEIKYADLEKYIALAKQNYPRRKALEQGVEKAKAEIPITTLSYLDIFNGSYFYRPDQKSVLDPVNPYNVNGFQFGINVNLGNFLQKPFTAKKAKAELKAAQYQAQEYDLALVVEVKKRYYAYIQQINLLKIYTESVQDNKNTADNLKHRFEKGEIPVDNYNQSRINLTTANTQKVQTEVNLLSAKDALEEIIGMKLSDVK; this comes from the coding sequence ATGAAAAATTTAATAAAAATTGCTTTGGTATTCCTGATGACCTCAAGCTTAACTACTTTTGCACAGGAGTCTATCATTCCGGAAATCAAATATGCAGATCTGGAAAAATATATAGCTTTGGCTAAACAGAATTATCCACGTAGAAAAGCTTTGGAGCAAGGAGTTGAAAAGGCTAAAGCTGAAATACCTATTACGACTTTATCCTATCTTGATATTTTTAATGGATCTTATTTTTACAGACCTGATCAAAAATCAGTTTTAGATCCGGTTAACCCTTACAATGTTAATGGCTTTCAATTTGGTATCAACGTTAATCTGGGTAATTTTCTTCAAAAGCCGTTTACTGCAAAAAAAGCAAAAGCGGAGTTAAAGGCAGCACAATACCAGGCCCAGGAGTATGATTTAGCTTTGGTGGTTGAGGTTAAAAAGAGATATTATGCCTATATTCAACAAATTAATTTGCTTAAGATTTATACAGAAAGTGTTCAGGATAATAAAAATACAGCAGACAACCTGAAGCATAGATTTGAAAAAGGGGAAATCCCGGTAGATAATTACAATCAATCGAGAATAAACCTGACCACAGCGAATACCCAGAAGGTTCAAACTGAAGTAAACCTGTTAAGTGCGAAAGATGCATTAGAGGAAATTATTGGAATGAAGCTTTCTGACGTTAAGTAA